The following are encoded in a window of Cygnus atratus isolate AKBS03 ecotype Queensland, Australia chromosome 8, CAtr_DNAZoo_HiC_assembly, whole genome shotgun sequence genomic DNA:
- the NEXN gene encoding nexilin isoform X4, with the protein MNDIAQKTEMKELLASDDDDDTKSSKMDKGYVPKLIGTVKGKFEEMEKQRQEEERKRTEEERKRRIEQDMIEKRKIQRELAKKAQEEGDDSLLVTVVPVKPTKTPGKKKKNFENTGKERVEQKDRQDEEMKLKYEEQKQFLKETKCLSFVMGENQDNESQEPLSPGKLKVTFEELERQRQENQRRQAEVEAKQRLEEEKRAFEEARQRMINEGDDDESENSGKEFRPGKLRLSFEEMERQRREEEKRKAEQDARRRIEEEKRAFAEARKNMVLDDESPEMFKTFSQESLIPGKLEINFEEMLRQKMEEEKRRTEEERRQKLEMEKQEFQQLRQEMGELEEESETFELSKEYEELIKLKRSGSIQAKNLKSKFEKIGQLSQEEIQKKIEEERAKRRAMDEEIREREAEKFQEDDEVDVRPAKKSEAPFTHKVNMKARFEQMARARQEEEQRRIEEQKLLRMQFEQKEIDAALQKKREEEEDDDGSIINGSACEDEEDQARSGAPWFKKSLKNTSVVDGEPVRFTVKITGEPKPQVTWWFEGEMLQDSEDYQYIERGETYCLYLPETFPEDEGEYMCKAVNNRGTSASTCILTIESKS; encoded by the exons ATGAATGACATTGCACAGAAAACCGAG ATGAAAGAACTGCTTGCatctgatgatgatgatgacacGAAATCATCTAAGATGGACAAGGGTTATGTTCCAAAGCTAATAG GAACTGTTAAAGGCAAGTTTGAAGAAATGGAGAAGCAAAggcaagaagaagaaagaaaaagaacggaagaagaaagaaagcgCAGAATTGAACAAGATATgattgagaaaagaaaaattcaaagagaactagcaaaaaaagcacaggag GAAGGGGATGATTCACTGCTGGTTACAGTAGTGCCTGTAAAACCCACCAAAACACctgggaagaagaagaaaaactttgaaaacacaggaaaagaaagagtagaacaaaaagacagacaggatGAAGAAATGAAGCTAAAATATGAGGAACAAAAACAATTCCTTAAGGAAACCAAGTGCCTTTCATTTGTCATG GGTGAAAATCAAGACAATGAATCACAAGAGCCTCTGTCTCCTGGTAAGCTGAAAGTAACATTTGAAGAACTTGAAAGACAGAGACAGGAAAATCAAAGGCGGCAAGCAGAGGTAGAAGCAAAACAGCgtttagaagaggaaaaacgCGCCTTTGAAGAAGCTAGACAGCGAATG ATAAATGAAGGTGACGATGATGAATCTGAAAATTCTGGTAAAGAATTCCGTCCTGGTAAACTTAGGCTCAGTTTTGAGGAGATGGAAAgacagaggagagaagaggaaaagaggaaagctgAACAAGATGCAAGACGACGCATAGAAGAAGAGAAACGGGCATTTGCTGAAGCAAGGAAGAACATG GTGCTGGATGATGAATCAccagaaatgtttaaaacattttctcaagaATCTCTCATACCTGGTaaactggaaattaattttgagGAAATGCTGAgacaaaaaatggaagaagaaaagagacgCACAGAGGAAGAGCGTAGGCAAAAgttggaaatggaaaagcaagaaTTTCAACAGTTAAGACAAGAAATGGGAGAG CTGGAAGAAGAGTCTGAAACTTTTGAGCTAAGCAAAGAATACGAAGAATTAATAAAGCTAAAAAGAAGTGGTTCTATTCAGGCAAAGAACTTGAAAAGCAAGTTTGAAAAAATAGGACAACTGTCtcaagaagaaatacagaagaagaTTGAAGAAGAACGAGCTAAGAGAAGAGCAATGGatgaagaaataagagaaaggGAAGCTGAAAAATTTCAAGAG gatGATGAAGTAGATGTAAGACCAGCCAAGAAATCTGAGGCTCCATTTACTCATAAAGTAAACATGAAGGCACGTTTTGAGCAAATGGCAAGAGCCAGGCAAGAAGAAGAACAGAGGAGGattgaagaacaaaaattaCTACGCATGCAGtttgaacaaaaagaaattgatgCTGCATTACAGAAG aaaagggaagaggaggaagatgatgatGGAAGCATTATTAATGGTTCTGCTTGCGAAGATGAGGAAGATCAAGCTCGATCTGGAGCTCCTTGGTTCAAGAAGTCACTAAAAAACACATCAGTTGTTGATGGCGAGCCAGTGAGATTTACAGTTAAAATTACTGGAGAACCAAAACCTCAAGTCACATGGTGGTTTGAAGGGGAAATGTTGCAGGACTCTGAGGACTATCAATATATTGAAAGAGGAGAAACTTATTGCCTTTATTTGCCAGAAACCTTCCCAGAAGATGAAGGTGAATATATGTGTAAAGCAGTCAACAATAGAGGCACATCTGCTAGCACCTGTATTCTCACCATTGAAAGTAAGAGTTAG
- the NEXN gene encoding nexilin isoform X1, protein MNDIAQKTEMKELLASDDDDDTKSSKMDKGYVPKLIGTVKGKFEEMEKQRQEEERKRTEEERKRRIEQDMIEKRKIQRELAKKAQEIDDLNNTGSESAAEEGDDSLLVTVVPVKPTKTPGKKKKNFENTGKERVEQKDRQDEEMKLKYEEQKQFLKETKCLSFVMGENQDNESQEPLSPGKLKVTFEELERQRQENQRRQAEVEAKQRLEEEKRAFEEARQRMINEGDDDESENSGKEFRPGKLRLSFEEMERQRREEEKRKAEQDARRRIEEEKRAFAEARKNMQVLDDESPEMFKTFSQESLIPGKLEINFEEMLRQKMEEEKRRTEEERRQKLEMEKQEFQQLRQEMGELEEESETFELSKEYEELIKLKRSGSIQAKNLKSKFEKIGQLSQEEIQKKIEEERAKRRAMDEEIREREAEKFQEDDEVDVRPAKKSEAPFTHKVNMKARFEQMARARQEEEQRRIEEQKLLRMQFEQKEIDAALQKKREEEEDDDGSIINGSACEDEEDQARSGAPWFKKSLKNTSVVDGEPVRFTVKITGEPKPQVTWWFEGEMLQDSEDYQYIERGETYCLYLPETFPEDEGEYMCKAVNNRGTSASTCILTIESKS, encoded by the exons ATGAATGACATTGCACAGAAAACCGAG ATGAAAGAACTGCTTGCatctgatgatgatgatgacacGAAATCATCTAAGATGGACAAGGGTTATGTTCCAAAGCTAATAG GAACTGTTAAAGGCAAGTTTGAAGAAATGGAGAAGCAAAggcaagaagaagaaagaaaaagaacggaagaagaaagaaagcgCAGAATTGAACAAGATATgattgagaaaagaaaaattcaaagagaactagcaaaaaaagcacaggag ATTGATGACTTAAACAATACGGGAAGTGAATCAGCAGCAGAG GAAGGGGATGATTCACTGCTGGTTACAGTAGTGCCTGTAAAACCCACCAAAACACctgggaagaagaagaaaaactttgaaaacacaggaaaagaaagagtagaacaaaaagacagacaggatGAAGAAATGAAGCTAAAATATGAGGAACAAAAACAATTCCTTAAGGAAACCAAGTGCCTTTCATTTGTCATG GGTGAAAATCAAGACAATGAATCACAAGAGCCTCTGTCTCCTGGTAAGCTGAAAGTAACATTTGAAGAACTTGAAAGACAGAGACAGGAAAATCAAAGGCGGCAAGCAGAGGTAGAAGCAAAACAGCgtttagaagaggaaaaacgCGCCTTTGAAGAAGCTAGACAGCGAATG ATAAATGAAGGTGACGATGATGAATCTGAAAATTCTGGTAAAGAATTCCGTCCTGGTAAACTTAGGCTCAGTTTTGAGGAGATGGAAAgacagaggagagaagaggaaaagaggaaagctgAACAAGATGCAAGACGACGCATAGAAGAAGAGAAACGGGCATTTGCTGAAGCAAGGAAGAACATG CAGGTGCTGGATGATGAATCAccagaaatgtttaaaacattttctcaagaATCTCTCATACCTGGTaaactggaaattaattttgagGAAATGCTGAgacaaaaaatggaagaagaaaagagacgCACAGAGGAAGAGCGTAGGCAAAAgttggaaatggaaaagcaagaaTTTCAACAGTTAAGACAAGAAATGGGAGAG CTGGAAGAAGAGTCTGAAACTTTTGAGCTAAGCAAAGAATACGAAGAATTAATAAAGCTAAAAAGAAGTGGTTCTATTCAGGCAAAGAACTTGAAAAGCAAGTTTGAAAAAATAGGACAACTGTCtcaagaagaaatacagaagaagaTTGAAGAAGAACGAGCTAAGAGAAGAGCAATGGatgaagaaataagagaaaggGAAGCTGAAAAATTTCAAGAG gatGATGAAGTAGATGTAAGACCAGCCAAGAAATCTGAGGCTCCATTTACTCATAAAGTAAACATGAAGGCACGTTTTGAGCAAATGGCAAGAGCCAGGCAAGAAGAAGAACAGAGGAGGattgaagaacaaaaattaCTACGCATGCAGtttgaacaaaaagaaattgatgCTGCATTACAGAAG aaaagggaagaggaggaagatgatgatGGAAGCATTATTAATGGTTCTGCTTGCGAAGATGAGGAAGATCAAGCTCGATCTGGAGCTCCTTGGTTCAAGAAGTCACTAAAAAACACATCAGTTGTTGATGGCGAGCCAGTGAGATTTACAGTTAAAATTACTGGAGAACCAAAACCTCAAGTCACATGGTGGTTTGAAGGGGAAATGTTGCAGGACTCTGAGGACTATCAATATATTGAAAGAGGAGAAACTTATTGCCTTTATTTGCCAGAAACCTTCCCAGAAGATGAAGGTGAATATATGTGTAAAGCAGTCAACAATAGAGGCACATCTGCTAGCACCTGTATTCTCACCATTGAAAGTAAGAGTTAG
- the NEXN gene encoding nexilin isoform X2: MNDIAQKTEMKELLASDDDDDTKSSKMDKGYVPKLIGTVKGKFEEMEKQRQEEERKRTEEERKRRIEQDMIEKRKIQRELAKKAQEIDDLNNTGSESAAEEGDDSLLVTVVPVKPTKTPGKKKKNFENTGKERVEQKDRQDEEMKLKYEEQKQFLKETKCLSFVMGENQDNESQEPLSPGKLKVTFEELERQRQENQRRQAEVEAKQRLEEEKRAFEEARQRMINEGDDDESENSGKEFRPGKLRLSFEEMERQRREEEKRKAEQDARRRIEEEKRAFAEARKNMVLDDESPEMFKTFSQESLIPGKLEINFEEMLRQKMEEEKRRTEEERRQKLEMEKQEFQQLRQEMGELEEESETFELSKEYEELIKLKRSGSIQAKNLKSKFEKIGQLSQEEIQKKIEEERAKRRAMDEEIREREAEKFQEDDEVDVRPAKKSEAPFTHKVNMKARFEQMARARQEEEQRRIEEQKLLRMQFEQKEIDAALQKKREEEEDDDGSIINGSACEDEEDQARSGAPWFKKSLKNTSVVDGEPVRFTVKITGEPKPQVTWWFEGEMLQDSEDYQYIERGETYCLYLPETFPEDEGEYMCKAVNNRGTSASTCILTIESKS, encoded by the exons ATGAATGACATTGCACAGAAAACCGAG ATGAAAGAACTGCTTGCatctgatgatgatgatgacacGAAATCATCTAAGATGGACAAGGGTTATGTTCCAAAGCTAATAG GAACTGTTAAAGGCAAGTTTGAAGAAATGGAGAAGCAAAggcaagaagaagaaagaaaaagaacggaagaagaaagaaagcgCAGAATTGAACAAGATATgattgagaaaagaaaaattcaaagagaactagcaaaaaaagcacaggag ATTGATGACTTAAACAATACGGGAAGTGAATCAGCAGCAGAG GAAGGGGATGATTCACTGCTGGTTACAGTAGTGCCTGTAAAACCCACCAAAACACctgggaagaagaagaaaaactttgaaaacacaggaaaagaaagagtagaacaaaaagacagacaggatGAAGAAATGAAGCTAAAATATGAGGAACAAAAACAATTCCTTAAGGAAACCAAGTGCCTTTCATTTGTCATG GGTGAAAATCAAGACAATGAATCACAAGAGCCTCTGTCTCCTGGTAAGCTGAAAGTAACATTTGAAGAACTTGAAAGACAGAGACAGGAAAATCAAAGGCGGCAAGCAGAGGTAGAAGCAAAACAGCgtttagaagaggaaaaacgCGCCTTTGAAGAAGCTAGACAGCGAATG ATAAATGAAGGTGACGATGATGAATCTGAAAATTCTGGTAAAGAATTCCGTCCTGGTAAACTTAGGCTCAGTTTTGAGGAGATGGAAAgacagaggagagaagaggaaaagaggaaagctgAACAAGATGCAAGACGACGCATAGAAGAAGAGAAACGGGCATTTGCTGAAGCAAGGAAGAACATG GTGCTGGATGATGAATCAccagaaatgtttaaaacattttctcaagaATCTCTCATACCTGGTaaactggaaattaattttgagGAAATGCTGAgacaaaaaatggaagaagaaaagagacgCACAGAGGAAGAGCGTAGGCAAAAgttggaaatggaaaagcaagaaTTTCAACAGTTAAGACAAGAAATGGGAGAG CTGGAAGAAGAGTCTGAAACTTTTGAGCTAAGCAAAGAATACGAAGAATTAATAAAGCTAAAAAGAAGTGGTTCTATTCAGGCAAAGAACTTGAAAAGCAAGTTTGAAAAAATAGGACAACTGTCtcaagaagaaatacagaagaagaTTGAAGAAGAACGAGCTAAGAGAAGAGCAATGGatgaagaaataagagaaaggGAAGCTGAAAAATTTCAAGAG gatGATGAAGTAGATGTAAGACCAGCCAAGAAATCTGAGGCTCCATTTACTCATAAAGTAAACATGAAGGCACGTTTTGAGCAAATGGCAAGAGCCAGGCAAGAAGAAGAACAGAGGAGGattgaagaacaaaaattaCTACGCATGCAGtttgaacaaaaagaaattgatgCTGCATTACAGAAG aaaagggaagaggaggaagatgatgatGGAAGCATTATTAATGGTTCTGCTTGCGAAGATGAGGAAGATCAAGCTCGATCTGGAGCTCCTTGGTTCAAGAAGTCACTAAAAAACACATCAGTTGTTGATGGCGAGCCAGTGAGATTTACAGTTAAAATTACTGGAGAACCAAAACCTCAAGTCACATGGTGGTTTGAAGGGGAAATGTTGCAGGACTCTGAGGACTATCAATATATTGAAAGAGGAGAAACTTATTGCCTTTATTTGCCAGAAACCTTCCCAGAAGATGAAGGTGAATATATGTGTAAAGCAGTCAACAATAGAGGCACATCTGCTAGCACCTGTATTCTCACCATTGAAAGTAAGAGTTAG
- the NEXN gene encoding nexilin isoform X6 has product MNDIAQKTEMKELLASDDDDDTKSSKMDKGYVPKLIGTVKGKFEEMEKQRQEEERKRTEEERKRRIEQDMIEKRKIQRELAKKAQEGENQDNESQEPLSPGKLKVTFEELERQRQENQRRQAEVEAKQRLEEEKRAFEEARQRMINEGDDDESENSGKEFRPGKLRLSFEEMERQRREEEKRKAEQDARRRIEEEKRAFAEARKNMVLDDESPEMFKTFSQESLIPGKLEINFEEMLRQKMEEEKRRTEEERRQKLEMEKQEFQQLRQEMGELEEESETFELSKEYEELIKLKRSGSIQAKNLKSKFEKIGQLSQEEIQKKIEEERAKRRAMDEEIREREAEKFQEDDEVDVRPAKKSEAPFTHKVNMKARFEQMARARQEEEQRRIEEQKLLRMQFEQKEIDAALQKKREEEEDDDGSIINGSACEDEEDQARSGAPWFKKSLKNTSVVDGEPVRFTVKITGEPKPQVTWWFEGEMLQDSEDYQYIERGETYCLYLPETFPEDEGEYMCKAVNNRGTSASTCILTIESKS; this is encoded by the exons ATGAATGACATTGCACAGAAAACCGAG ATGAAAGAACTGCTTGCatctgatgatgatgatgacacGAAATCATCTAAGATGGACAAGGGTTATGTTCCAAAGCTAATAG GAACTGTTAAAGGCAAGTTTGAAGAAATGGAGAAGCAAAggcaagaagaagaaagaaaaagaacggaagaagaaagaaagcgCAGAATTGAACAAGATATgattgagaaaagaaaaattcaaagagaactagcaaaaaaagcacaggag GGTGAAAATCAAGACAATGAATCACAAGAGCCTCTGTCTCCTGGTAAGCTGAAAGTAACATTTGAAGAACTTGAAAGACAGAGACAGGAAAATCAAAGGCGGCAAGCAGAGGTAGAAGCAAAACAGCgtttagaagaggaaaaacgCGCCTTTGAAGAAGCTAGACAGCGAATG ATAAATGAAGGTGACGATGATGAATCTGAAAATTCTGGTAAAGAATTCCGTCCTGGTAAACTTAGGCTCAGTTTTGAGGAGATGGAAAgacagaggagagaagaggaaaagaggaaagctgAACAAGATGCAAGACGACGCATAGAAGAAGAGAAACGGGCATTTGCTGAAGCAAGGAAGAACATG GTGCTGGATGATGAATCAccagaaatgtttaaaacattttctcaagaATCTCTCATACCTGGTaaactggaaattaattttgagGAAATGCTGAgacaaaaaatggaagaagaaaagagacgCACAGAGGAAGAGCGTAGGCAAAAgttggaaatggaaaagcaagaaTTTCAACAGTTAAGACAAGAAATGGGAGAG CTGGAAGAAGAGTCTGAAACTTTTGAGCTAAGCAAAGAATACGAAGAATTAATAAAGCTAAAAAGAAGTGGTTCTATTCAGGCAAAGAACTTGAAAAGCAAGTTTGAAAAAATAGGACAACTGTCtcaagaagaaatacagaagaagaTTGAAGAAGAACGAGCTAAGAGAAGAGCAATGGatgaagaaataagagaaaggGAAGCTGAAAAATTTCAAGAG gatGATGAAGTAGATGTAAGACCAGCCAAGAAATCTGAGGCTCCATTTACTCATAAAGTAAACATGAAGGCACGTTTTGAGCAAATGGCAAGAGCCAGGCAAGAAGAAGAACAGAGGAGGattgaagaacaaaaattaCTACGCATGCAGtttgaacaaaaagaaattgatgCTGCATTACAGAAG aaaagggaagaggaggaagatgatgatGGAAGCATTATTAATGGTTCTGCTTGCGAAGATGAGGAAGATCAAGCTCGATCTGGAGCTCCTTGGTTCAAGAAGTCACTAAAAAACACATCAGTTGTTGATGGCGAGCCAGTGAGATTTACAGTTAAAATTACTGGAGAACCAAAACCTCAAGTCACATGGTGGTTTGAAGGGGAAATGTTGCAGGACTCTGAGGACTATCAATATATTGAAAGAGGAGAAACTTATTGCCTTTATTTGCCAGAAACCTTCCCAGAAGATGAAGGTGAATATATGTGTAAAGCAGTCAACAATAGAGGCACATCTGCTAGCACCTGTATTCTCACCATTGAAAGTAAGAGTTAG
- the NEXN gene encoding nexilin isoform X3, translated as MNDIAQKTEMKELLASDDDDDTKSSKMDKGYVPKLIGTVKGKFEEMEKQRQEEERKRTEEERKRRIEQDMIEKRKIQRELAKKAQEEGDDSLLVTVVPVKPTKTPGKKKKNFENTGKERVEQKDRQDEEMKLKYEEQKQFLKETKCLSFVMGENQDNESQEPLSPGKLKVTFEELERQRQENQRRQAEVEAKQRLEEEKRAFEEARQRMINEGDDDESENSGKEFRPGKLRLSFEEMERQRREEEKRKAEQDARRRIEEEKRAFAEARKNMQVLDDESPEMFKTFSQESLIPGKLEINFEEMLRQKMEEEKRRTEEERRQKLEMEKQEFQQLRQEMGELEEESETFELSKEYEELIKLKRSGSIQAKNLKSKFEKIGQLSQEEIQKKIEEERAKRRAMDEEIREREAEKFQEDDEVDVRPAKKSEAPFTHKVNMKARFEQMARARQEEEQRRIEEQKLLRMQFEQKEIDAALQKKREEEEDDDGSIINGSACEDEEDQARSGAPWFKKSLKNTSVVDGEPVRFTVKITGEPKPQVTWWFEGEMLQDSEDYQYIERGETYCLYLPETFPEDEGEYMCKAVNNRGTSASTCILTIESKS; from the exons ATGAATGACATTGCACAGAAAACCGAG ATGAAAGAACTGCTTGCatctgatgatgatgatgacacGAAATCATCTAAGATGGACAAGGGTTATGTTCCAAAGCTAATAG GAACTGTTAAAGGCAAGTTTGAAGAAATGGAGAAGCAAAggcaagaagaagaaagaaaaagaacggaagaagaaagaaagcgCAGAATTGAACAAGATATgattgagaaaagaaaaattcaaagagaactagcaaaaaaagcacaggag GAAGGGGATGATTCACTGCTGGTTACAGTAGTGCCTGTAAAACCCACCAAAACACctgggaagaagaagaaaaactttgaaaacacaggaaaagaaagagtagaacaaaaagacagacaggatGAAGAAATGAAGCTAAAATATGAGGAACAAAAACAATTCCTTAAGGAAACCAAGTGCCTTTCATTTGTCATG GGTGAAAATCAAGACAATGAATCACAAGAGCCTCTGTCTCCTGGTAAGCTGAAAGTAACATTTGAAGAACTTGAAAGACAGAGACAGGAAAATCAAAGGCGGCAAGCAGAGGTAGAAGCAAAACAGCgtttagaagaggaaaaacgCGCCTTTGAAGAAGCTAGACAGCGAATG ATAAATGAAGGTGACGATGATGAATCTGAAAATTCTGGTAAAGAATTCCGTCCTGGTAAACTTAGGCTCAGTTTTGAGGAGATGGAAAgacagaggagagaagaggaaaagaggaaagctgAACAAGATGCAAGACGACGCATAGAAGAAGAGAAACGGGCATTTGCTGAAGCAAGGAAGAACATG CAGGTGCTGGATGATGAATCAccagaaatgtttaaaacattttctcaagaATCTCTCATACCTGGTaaactggaaattaattttgagGAAATGCTGAgacaaaaaatggaagaagaaaagagacgCACAGAGGAAGAGCGTAGGCAAAAgttggaaatggaaaagcaagaaTTTCAACAGTTAAGACAAGAAATGGGAGAG CTGGAAGAAGAGTCTGAAACTTTTGAGCTAAGCAAAGAATACGAAGAATTAATAAAGCTAAAAAGAAGTGGTTCTATTCAGGCAAAGAACTTGAAAAGCAAGTTTGAAAAAATAGGACAACTGTCtcaagaagaaatacagaagaagaTTGAAGAAGAACGAGCTAAGAGAAGAGCAATGGatgaagaaataagagaaaggGAAGCTGAAAAATTTCAAGAG gatGATGAAGTAGATGTAAGACCAGCCAAGAAATCTGAGGCTCCATTTACTCATAAAGTAAACATGAAGGCACGTTTTGAGCAAATGGCAAGAGCCAGGCAAGAAGAAGAACAGAGGAGGattgaagaacaaaaattaCTACGCATGCAGtttgaacaaaaagaaattgatgCTGCATTACAGAAG aaaagggaagaggaggaagatgatgatGGAAGCATTATTAATGGTTCTGCTTGCGAAGATGAGGAAGATCAAGCTCGATCTGGAGCTCCTTGGTTCAAGAAGTCACTAAAAAACACATCAGTTGTTGATGGCGAGCCAGTGAGATTTACAGTTAAAATTACTGGAGAACCAAAACCTCAAGTCACATGGTGGTTTGAAGGGGAAATGTTGCAGGACTCTGAGGACTATCAATATATTGAAAGAGGAGAAACTTATTGCCTTTATTTGCCAGAAACCTTCCCAGAAGATGAAGGTGAATATATGTGTAAAGCAGTCAACAATAGAGGCACATCTGCTAGCACCTGTATTCTCACCATTGAAAGTAAGAGTTAG
- the NEXN gene encoding nexilin isoform X7 yields MQKAREERNQRRSRDEKQRRKEQYVREREWNRRKQEMKELLASDDDDDTKSSKMDKGYVPKLIGTVKGKFEEMEKQRQEEERKRTEEERKRRIEQDMIEKRKIQRELAKKAQEIDDLNNTGSESAAEEGDDSLLVTVVPVKPTKTPGKKKKNFENTGKERVEQKDRQDEEMKLKYEEQKQFLKETKCLSFVMGENQDNESQEPLSPGKLKVTFEELERQRQENQRRQAEVEAKQRLEEEKRAFEEARQRMINEGDDDESENSGKEFRPGKLRLSFEEMERQRREEEKRKAEQDARRRIEEEKRAFAEARKNMVLDDESPEMFKTFSQESLIPGKLEINFEEMLRQKMEEEKRRTEEERRQKLEMEKQEFQQLRQEMGELEEESETFELSKEYEELIKLKRSGSIQAKNLKSKFEKIGQLSQEEIQKKIEEERAKRRAMDEEIREREAEKFQEDDEVDVRPAKKSEAPFTHKVNMKARFEQMARARQEEEQRRIEEQKLLRMQFEQKEIDAALQKKREEEEDDDGSIINGSACEDEEDQARSGAPWFKKSLKNTSVVDGEPVRFTVKITGEPKPQVTWWFEGEMLQDSEDYQYIERGETYCLYLPETFPEDEGEYMCKAVNNRGTSASTCILTIESKS; encoded by the exons ATGCAGAAagcaagggaagaaagaaatcaaaggaGATCTagagatgaaaagcaaagaagaaaagaacaatatgttagagagagagaatggaacaggagaaagcaggag ATGAAAGAACTGCTTGCatctgatgatgatgatgacacGAAATCATCTAAGATGGACAAGGGTTATGTTCCAAAGCTAATAG GAACTGTTAAAGGCAAGTTTGAAGAAATGGAGAAGCAAAggcaagaagaagaaagaaaaagaacggaagaagaaagaaagcgCAGAATTGAACAAGATATgattgagaaaagaaaaattcaaagagaactagcaaaaaaagcacaggag ATTGATGACTTAAACAATACGGGAAGTGAATCAGCAGCAGAG GAAGGGGATGATTCACTGCTGGTTACAGTAGTGCCTGTAAAACCCACCAAAACACctgggaagaagaagaaaaactttgaaaacacaggaaaagaaagagtagaacaaaaagacagacaggatGAAGAAATGAAGCTAAAATATGAGGAACAAAAACAATTCCTTAAGGAAACCAAGTGCCTTTCATTTGTCATG GGTGAAAATCAAGACAATGAATCACAAGAGCCTCTGTCTCCTGGTAAGCTGAAAGTAACATTTGAAGAACTTGAAAGACAGAGACAGGAAAATCAAAGGCGGCAAGCAGAGGTAGAAGCAAAACAGCgtttagaagaggaaaaacgCGCCTTTGAAGAAGCTAGACAGCGAATG ATAAATGAAGGTGACGATGATGAATCTGAAAATTCTGGTAAAGAATTCCGTCCTGGTAAACTTAGGCTCAGTTTTGAGGAGATGGAAAgacagaggagagaagaggaaaagaggaaagctgAACAAGATGCAAGACGACGCATAGAAGAAGAGAAACGGGCATTTGCTGAAGCAAGGAAGAACATG GTGCTGGATGATGAATCAccagaaatgtttaaaacattttctcaagaATCTCTCATACCTGGTaaactggaaattaattttgagGAAATGCTGAgacaaaaaatggaagaagaaaagagacgCACAGAGGAAGAGCGTAGGCAAAAgttggaaatggaaaagcaagaaTTTCAACAGTTAAGACAAGAAATGGGAGAG CTGGAAGAAGAGTCTGAAACTTTTGAGCTAAGCAAAGAATACGAAGAATTAATAAAGCTAAAAAGAAGTGGTTCTATTCAGGCAAAGAACTTGAAAAGCAAGTTTGAAAAAATAGGACAACTGTCtcaagaagaaatacagaagaagaTTGAAGAAGAACGAGCTAAGAGAAGAGCAATGGatgaagaaataagagaaaggGAAGCTGAAAAATTTCAAGAG gatGATGAAGTAGATGTAAGACCAGCCAAGAAATCTGAGGCTCCATTTACTCATAAAGTAAACATGAAGGCACGTTTTGAGCAAATGGCAAGAGCCAGGCAAGAAGAAGAACAGAGGAGGattgaagaacaaaaattaCTACGCATGCAGtttgaacaaaaagaaattgatgCTGCATTACAGAAG aaaagggaagaggaggaagatgatgatGGAAGCATTATTAATGGTTCTGCTTGCGAAGATGAGGAAGATCAAGCTCGATCTGGAGCTCCTTGGTTCAAGAAGTCACTAAAAAACACATCAGTTGTTGATGGCGAGCCAGTGAGATTTACAGTTAAAATTACTGGAGAACCAAAACCTCAAGTCACATGGTGGTTTGAAGGGGAAATGTTGCAGGACTCTGAGGACTATCAATATATTGAAAGAGGAGAAACTTATTGCCTTTATTTGCCAGAAACCTTCCCAGAAGATGAAGGTGAATATATGTGTAAAGCAGTCAACAATAGAGGCACATCTGCTAGCACCTGTATTCTCACCATTGAAAGTAAGAGTTAG